A window of Nasonia vitripennis strain AsymCx chromosome 3 unlocalized genomic scaffold, Nvit_psr_1.1 chr3_random0004, whole genome shotgun sequence contains these coding sequences:
- the LOC107981738 gene encoding trypsin-2-like — protein sequence MKLLYLAFFVVGASAFYVDNESDAQKKERIVGGRKAPIESLPYQAQLLQNNVQICGASIISRLWILTAAHCITGKNPKFTVITGSASVSTGGDLHHVSEVIVHSEYDKNTQDNDIALLKLTKPIVYNERQKPIKLSTKPPNAGDLMTISGFGKKGEDQGYAIFLETANMPVVDHELCARRYIEDPITDNMFCAGVGPTDACQGDSGGPGVINGELAGVVSAGQDCGSTYYPGIYTTVYNYLNWIAQHTRTPTVRLTSRPTTAKLTSIVIDPSNTILGKIVHKFINFI from the exons ATGAAGCTGCTATATCTGGCTTTCTTCGTCGTCGGCGCTAGCGCTTTTTACGTCG ACAATGAGTCCGACGCACAGAAGAAAGAAAGGATAGTCGGAGGCAGAAAAGCTCCCATTGAAAGTTTGCCCTACCAG GCTCAGTTGCTGCAAAACAACGTGCAAATTTGCGGCGCCTCTATAATTTCCAGACTATGGATTCTTACTGCTGCTCATTGTATAAC CGGAAAGAATCCGAAATTCACGGTCATCACCGGATCAGCAAGCGTTTCTACGGGAGGAGATCTTCACCACGTCAGCGAAGTTATCGTACATTCCGAGTATGATAAGAATACCCAGGATAACGATATCGCTTTGCTGAAG CTAACAAAACCGATCGTTTACAATGAGCGTCAAAAGCCTATCAAACTTTCCACGAAACCTCCGAATGCCGGTGACCTCATGACGATTTCTGGATTTGGAAAGAAAGGC GAGGACCAAGGCTACGCCATCTTCCTGGAGACGGCCAACATGCCAGTGGTCGATCACGAGCTGTGCGCCAGAAGGTACATCGAGGACCCGATCACAGACAACATGTTCTGCGCGGGCGTAGGGCCTACTGACGCCTGCCAGGGTGACTCCGGTGGTCCGGGTGTCATCAATGGTGAACTTGCTGGTGTTGTCTCCGCTGGCCAGGACTGCGGATCCACGTACTATCCTGGTATCTACACTACGGTCTACAACTACCTCAACTGGATCGCCCAGCACACCAGAACTCCCACAGTCAGACTGACGAGCAGACCGACGACTGCTAAGTTGACTAGCATTGTCATCGACCCTAGCAACACAATCTTGGGAAAGATTGTTCATAAGTTCATCAATTTCATCTAA